Part of the bacterium genome, TCGCCGGTGAGGGCGACGAACCCCCCGGGGAGCTCCAGGTCGAGCCGGTCGACGATCGCGACGTTCCGGACGCGCAGCTCCCGCAGCAAGGCTAGCGCTCCCCCCAGCGCGTCACCGCTCGCCCCACTTGAGCTTCTGGCGCAGCACGCCGAACCACTCGTGGTCAGGGACGTGCACGAGCCGCGTCCGCGCCGCGGCGGTGCGCATCGCGACCCGGTCGCCCGGCTCGAGGGCGATGCCCACCTGCCCGTCGAGGGTCAGGTGGATGTCCGGCTCGCCGGTGCGGATCGCCACCTCGACGGTCATGCGGCCCGGCACCACGAGCGAGCGGTTGGTGAGCGTGTGCGGGCAGATCGGCGTGACGACGATCGCGTCCATGTCGGGGTAGACGATCGGCCCGCCGGCGGCCAGCGAGTAGGCGGTGCTCCCCGTCGGCGTCGCCACGATGAGGCCGTCGGCGCGGTACGTGGTGAGGTAGGCGCCGTCCACCGTCGCCTCGATCTCGATCATGCGGGCGAGGGCCGCCTTGTTGATCACCGCGTCGTTGAGCACGACGAACGGTCCGCGCGCGCCCTCGCCGTGGCGCACCGTCGCCTCGAGCATGCTGCGCTCCTCGAGCGTGCAGGCCCCGGCGAACACCGCCTCGAGCACGGGGTCGAGCCGGTCGAGCGCGGTCTCGGTCAGGAAGCCGAGCGAGCCGAGGTTGACCCCGAGCAGCGGGATCCCCTCGGCCTGCGCCACGCGCGCAACCGAGAGCAGCGTGCCGTCGCCGCCGAGAACGACGATCAGGTCGAGCCCGACGCCGAGCAGGCTGGGGACCCGGCAGAGCCCCGCCTGGTCCCAGGCGGCCGTGCGCTCGTCGATCACCGTGGCCGCGCCGAGCGCCGCGAGCCGGCGCACGAGGTGCTCGACCACCGGGCGGATCTGCGGGTGGTGCGCCTTGCCGACGAGCCCGACGCGCCGCGGCGGCTCAAGCGCCGGCCGGCCGCCAGGCGTCGATCGCGCCGCGGATCTCTGCGCTGCGGTCACCTGCCCCTCCTTTGGCGATGTGGAGAAAGAACTCGCGGTTGCCGTCCGCCCCCGTGATCGGGGATTCGCACCAGCCGAGCACGGCGCGCCCCGCCGCGGCCGCGAACTCGACGACGCCGGCGAGCGCCGCGCGCTGCAGGGCCGGATCGCGCACGATGCCGCCCTTGCCGACGCCGCCGCGGCCGACCTCGAACTGCGGCTTGACGAGCGCCACCGCCTGCCCGCCCTCGCGCAGGAGCGAGAGCGCGGGGCCGAGGACCAGCCGCAGCGAGATGAACGAGACGTCGATCACCGCCAGGTCGCAGGGCTCGGGCAGCAGGCCCGGCGCGGCGTCGCGGATGTTCACCCGGTCGAGCCGCACCACGCGCGGGTCGCTCTGGAGCTTCCAGGCGAGCTGCCCGTAGCCGACGTCGATGGCATAGACCCGGGCGGCGCCGCGCTGGAGCAGGCAGTCGGTGA contains:
- a CDS encoding TlyA family RNA methyltransferase, translated to GLAPSREQARALVLGGRVRVAGARVDKAGAAIERDAPIDVEGGLPYVGRGGLKLAGALECFRIDPRGAVAVDVGASTGGFTDCLLQRGAARVYAIDVGYGQLAWKLQSDPRVVRLDRVNIRDAAPGLLPEPCDLAVIDVSFISLRLVLGPALSLLREGGQAVALVKPQFEVGRGGVGKGGIVRDPALQRAALAGVVEFAAAAGRAVLGWCESPITGADGNREFFLHIAKGGAGDRSAEIRGAIDAWRPAGA
- a CDS encoding NAD(+)/NADH kinase, whose protein sequence is MTAAQRSAARSTPGGRPALEPPRRVGLVGKAHHPQIRPVVEHLVRRLAALGAATVIDERTAAWDQAGLCRVPSLLGVGLDLIVVLGGDGTLLSVARVAQAEGIPLLGVNLGSLGFLTETALDRLDPVLEAVFAGACTLEERSMLEATVRHGEGARGPFVVLNDAVINKAALARMIEIEATVDGAYLTTYRADGLIVATPTGSTAYSLAAGGPIVYPDMDAIVVTPICPHTLTNRSLVVPGRMTVEVAIRTGEPDIHLTLDGQVGIALEPGDRVAMRTAAARTRLVHVPDHEWFGVLRQKLKWGER